The following coding sequences are from one Archaeoglobaceae archaeon window:
- a CDS encoding ABC transporter permease codes for MNLRNEIYKTLGFTYRNFIITKRNFFTLFETLFWPVIGLLSVGLMGAYLNLEENYLAFILIGAVTLSVLQVSQLDVAYVLLFDIWSKSLRYTFVTPISIFNMLFGAWLFGVLRGFIAFLILVICSELLFGLNLLIQPAGVLLFLFGIFLSAMIIGTLTCSLLLIFGYRAEVAAWTLTAIFMLLCGIYYPVALLPPGVREVAYMIPLTHFLEFYRSFYNFPPSSSSPAFFGFLLSFLLLFFLFLVLVWALDRARRRGTITQFSE; via the coding sequence ATGAACTTGCGAAATGAAATTTACAAGACTTTGGGATTTACATATCGAAACTTTATAATAACCAAACGGAATTTCTTTACTCTCTTTGAGACTTTATTCTGGCCAGTAATAGGCTTGCTGTCCGTAGGATTAATGGGTGCCTACCTGAACCTTGAAGAGAATTACTTGGCATTCATTCTGATTGGTGCAGTAACGCTTAGCGTTCTTCAGGTTTCACAGCTTGATGTGGCCTATGTTCTTCTTTTTGACATATGGAGCAAAAGTCTGCGTTATACCTTCGTTACACCAATATCGATCTTTAACATGTTATTTGGTGCTTGGCTATTCGGAGTTCTGAGAGGATTTATTGCATTTCTGATACTCGTTATTTGTAGCGAATTGCTTTTTGGTCTTAACTTGCTAATCCAGCCAGCAGGAGTTCTTTTATTCCTTTTTGGGATCTTTTTGAGTGCGATGATTATCGGGACTTTAACCTGCTCCTTACTTTTGATATTTGGTTATAGAGCAGAGGTAGCTGCATGGACTTTAACGGCAATCTTCATGCTTCTCTGCGGAATTTACTATCCAGTAGCTTTGTTGCCTCCCGGAGTGCGAGAAGTAGCCTACATGATCCCACTTACGCATTTCTTGGAGTTTTATAGAAGCTTTTACAACTTTCCACCGAGTTCAAGCAGTCCAGCATTTTTTGGTTTTCTCCTAAGTTTCTTGCTTCTGTTCTTCCTGTTTTTAGTCCTCGTCTGGGCATTGGATAGGGCAAGAAGAAGAGGGACAATTACGCAGTTTTCTGAATGA
- a CDS encoding RAD55 family ATPase, producing MMEQKLLLKKNAVPTGIALLDKRLDGGLPAGSFVCLYADPIAMPEAFLYQFASVNNSIYLTTNRPAKFILRDMQLMRLDTKNVRFIDVFSQYYLNEYGQFIVEDRYRNKEIFDFVSESLNHGSDKNAAIIVDSISFFLNLDVEWGLKDWLLNKLYTISKDSEKVVYVYLIKNVHPLPVVYKVLDLSDVVINVESERIGERIVSKFALPKIRGGKPINEFFRFYVEEGVQVDTSRDIA from the coding sequence ATGATGGAGCAGAAGTTACTCCTCAAAAAGAATGCTGTTCCAACAGGTATAGCTCTTCTGGATAAGAGATTAGATGGCGGGTTACCCGCTGGAAGCTTTGTGTGTCTTTACGCAGACCCAATTGCGATGCCTGAAGCTTTTCTTTATCAATTTGCTTCTGTTAACAATAGTATATATCTCACAACGAATCGCCCGGCCAAATTTATCCTCAGAGATATGCAGTTGATGAGACTTGACACTAAAAATGTTCGCTTTATAGATGTTTTCTCGCAATACTACCTTAACGAGTATGGACAGTTCATAGTGGAGGACAGATATAGAAACAAGGAAATTTTCGACTTCGTTTCTGAAAGTCTGAATCATGGTAGCGATAAGAATGCCGCAATAATAGTGGACTCCATATCTTTTTTCCTGAATTTGGATGTTGAGTGGGGATTAAAGGACTGGTTGCTTAACAAGCTCTACACGATATCAAAGGATTCAGAAAAAGTCGTCTATGTTTACCTTATAAAAAATGTGCATCCTCTTCCCGTGGTTTACAAGGTGTTGGACCTTTCTGATGTCGTCATAAATGTTGAATCGGAGAGGATTGGAGAAAGGATAGTTTCCAAATTTGCGTTACCAAAGATAAGAGGCGGAAAACCGATAAACGAGTTCTTCAGATTTTACGTGGAAGAAGGTGTTCAGGTGGACACATCGAGAGATATCGCCTGA
- a CDS encoding cyclophilin-like fold protein: MKLRFRFESVECTAELYEGLAPETIKAIAKVLPLVAFAHRWGDEIYFETGIECKVAENSREIVEVGDVAYWIPGKAICLFFGKTPISDDKIRPASAVNVIGKILEDSSRLKRVKEGEKVFVDIIK; this comes from the coding sequence ATGAAACTTAGATTCAGGTTTGAAAGTGTGGAATGCACTGCAGAGCTCTACGAAGGTTTGGCTCCGGAAACAATCAAAGCAATAGCCAAGGTTCTACCCCTTGTAGCGTTCGCACATCGGTGGGGGGATGAGATCTACTTTGAAACCGGGATTGAGTGTAAAGTTGCAGAAAACAGCAGAGAAATAGTGGAAGTTGGTGATGTGGCTTATTGGATCCCCGGAAAAGCAATTTGTTTGTTCTTTGGAAAAACTCCAATTAGCGATGATAAAATCCGTCCTGCAAGTGCTGTAAACGTGATAGGCAAAATTCTCGAAGACTCCAGCAGATTGAAGAGGGTAAAAGAGGGAGAAAAAGTTTTTGTAGATATAATAAAATAA
- a CDS encoding thiamine pyrophosphate-dependent enzyme: MKEYDYKTDAWVQWCPGCGNYGVLSALRKALAELKIDPKKLVIVSGIGCSSRIVYYIRGSNVHTVHGRAIPVASGIKLANPGLTVLVAGGDGDILGIGAGHFVALGRRNIDLKVLIHDNAVYGLTKGQAGPTLPSGVKLRAMNYANIHEAVNPLLLALASGYAFIARAFAYHVKELKEIIKEAILHRGSAVVDILQPCVTYNDLMTREWFEKRIYYLESPPNESELLQRMKEVDRIPLGVFYKAEKETFDQKMALMVGKNKDLKT, from the coding sequence GTGAAGGAGTATGATTACAAAACAGACGCATGGGTTCAGTGGTGTCCTGGTTGTGGGAATTATGGTGTTCTAAGTGCATTGAGAAAAGCTTTGGCAGAGCTTAAAATAGATCCAAAGAAGCTCGTAATTGTCAGCGGAATTGGTTGTTCTTCGAGAATCGTATATTATATTCGTGGTAGTAATGTTCACACAGTCCATGGTAGAGCAATTCCCGTGGCTTCTGGGATAAAGCTTGCAAATCCCGGGCTTACAGTTTTAGTAGCTGGAGGAGACGGAGATATTCTTGGCATAGGAGCGGGGCACTTTGTTGCTTTGGGCAGGAGAAATATCGATCTTAAGGTTTTAATTCACGATAATGCAGTTTACGGGCTTACAAAAGGACAGGCCGGGCCAACTTTACCTTCAGGGGTTAAATTGAGAGCCATGAACTATGCAAATATTCATGAAGCTGTCAACCCTTTGCTTTTAGCGCTTGCCTCAGGTTATGCATTCATAGCAAGAGCTTTTGCCTACCATGTGAAAGAACTCAAAGAGATTATAAAGGAAGCAATCCTGCATAGGGGCTCTGCGGTGGTCGATATCTTACAGCCATGCGTTACCTACAACGATTTGATGACAAGGGAATGGTTCGAGAAGCGTATTTATTATCTTGAATCGCCTCCTAATGAATCTGAGCTACTCCAAAGAATGAAAGAAGTGGATCGAATCCCGCTGGGAGTGTTTTATAAGGCCGAAAAAGAGACCTTTGATCAGAAAATGGCCCTGATGGTCGGAAAGAACAAAGATCTCAAGACCTGA
- a CDS encoding 2-oxoacid:acceptor oxidoreductase subunit alpha — protein MKVDLSFAIGGFQGGGIESAGQIALRAFVLKGYEVFGSREFHSNIIGAHSYFHIRVGGKALKLPLNALIALDAESIFTHLQNLGDGALLVCDEHSLKTKVSEIPSMSRSLKKRIEQAHGDLTLEKILANYKIRVVAISMKDLLKELIAGGQSLSISRVLNVMGTSVGLYLLGLDKETIKKAIEKQFTDSQTNLRAMEMAIKEVEELDRKELPDGKKEDKLILSGNEAVAMAKISSGLEFLSFYPITPATDESLYIEKNGKAITIQAEDEISAIAMALGASLAGLRASTSTSGPGFSLMNEMISFAVQAEIPIVITLWMRASPSTGIATRTSQQDLLHSIFSGHGDTQKVVIASGDHREAIEDTIKAFELAEEFQIPVIHLLDKFIASSITAIDKTAFRNLPNRKFNGESEGYLRYKLTEDGISPFLPVGRATMIVSSLEHDEYGFATEDPVDREKMMLKRIRKFEKLAKSVSKESYCVYGEKEAEITLVSFGSTKNAILEAIEELDVSTKFIQLRILNPFPDLSKEMVGKVICIESNAGQLSFLLRGRVDGIVRKLNARPIYVNEVVKAVKDFLSGKKEVIMSEGV, from the coding sequence ATGAAGGTTGATCTAAGCTTCGCAATCGGCGGTTTTCAAGGAGGCGGAATCGAGTCTGCAGGACAGATTGCTTTAAGGGCTTTTGTTTTAAAAGGTTACGAAGTTTTCGGTAGCAGAGAGTTCCATAGTAACATTATTGGAGCTCACAGCTATTTTCACATAAGAGTTGGTGGCAAGGCTTTGAAATTGCCGCTGAATGCACTCATTGCACTCGATGCGGAGAGCATTTTTACTCACCTTCAAAATTTGGGAGATGGAGCTTTATTGGTTTGTGACGAACACAGCCTGAAAACGAAAGTTTCAGAAATTCCTTCGATGAGTAGAAGTTTAAAGAAGAGAATTGAGCAAGCCCATGGCGATCTCACTCTTGAAAAAATCTTGGCAAATTACAAAATCAGAGTAGTTGCCATTTCGATGAAGGATTTGCTGAAAGAATTGATCGCTGGAGGGCAATCTTTGTCAATATCAAGGGTTCTGAATGTAATGGGAACTTCTGTTGGGCTTTATCTTCTTGGCTTGGACAAGGAAACGATAAAAAAAGCTATAGAGAAGCAATTTACTGACTCTCAGACTAATCTGAGGGCAATGGAGATGGCAATCAAAGAGGTTGAAGAATTAGATAGAAAGGAGTTGCCTGATGGTAAAAAGGAGGATAAGCTAATTTTGAGTGGAAATGAAGCGGTTGCAATGGCAAAAATTTCTTCCGGGCTTGAGTTTTTGAGCTTTTACCCTATAACTCCCGCGACTGACGAATCTCTTTATATCGAAAAAAATGGCAAAGCAATAACGATTCAGGCTGAAGACGAGATCTCTGCCATAGCCATGGCATTGGGAGCAAGTCTTGCTGGTTTAAGAGCTTCAACTTCAACCAGTGGCCCAGGATTTAGCCTTATGAATGAAATGATAAGTTTTGCAGTCCAAGCAGAGATTCCAATAGTCATAACCCTCTGGATGAGGGCTTCGCCAAGCACAGGAATTGCAACTCGAACATCTCAACAGGATCTGCTTCATTCAATTTTTTCCGGGCATGGGGATACTCAGAAAGTGGTCATCGCATCGGGAGATCACAGGGAGGCTATTGAAGACACTATAAAAGCTTTTGAGCTTGCAGAGGAATTTCAGATTCCTGTAATTCATTTGCTTGACAAGTTCATCGCTTCAAGCATAACCGCGATTGATAAAACCGCTTTCAGGAATTTGCCAAATAGAAAATTTAATGGAGAATCTGAAGGTTATCTTCGTTACAAACTTACAGAAGACGGGATAAGCCCATTTTTACCAGTTGGAAGAGCAACGATGATTGTTAGTAGTCTCGAGCACGATGAATATGGATTTGCAACCGAAGATCCTGTTGATCGGGAAAAGATGATGCTAAAGAGAATTAGGAAGTTTGAAAAGCTTGCAAAAAGCGTTTCTAAAGAAAGTTATTGTGTTTATGGAGAAAAAGAAGCAGAAATAACTTTAGTCTCCTTTGGTTCAACTAAGAACGCGATATTGGAGGCAATTGAAGAGCTCGATGTTTCTACAAAATTTATCCAGCTCAGAATTCTAAATCCATTTCCAGATCTCTCTAAAGAGATGGTCGGAAAAGTAATCTGTATCGAATCAAATGCCGGACAGCTCTCTTTTCTGCTAAGGGGCAGAGTAGATGGCATTGTCAGAAAGCTAAATGCAAGACCGATTTACGTGAACGAAGTCGTAAAAGCAGTCAAGGATTTCTTAAGTGGAAAGAAAGAGGTGATAATGAGTGAAGGAGTATGA
- a CDS encoding GNAT family N-acetyltransferase — protein sequence MALTIQLPKFETVVVKDRKGEEITIRQYDHSMDRDKLLEMYLNYDPQFRCLGLPPINKEAIKSWVDYLGTNGFAIVAEKNGKIVGHLVIVPSEKNEVDLTIFIHQDYQNRGLGQEMMKLIIEFCKKAGFNAITLVTERKNERAIHVYRKLGFEIVAPYYEYDMRLQLR from the coding sequence GTGGCACTCACAATTCAGCTACCCAAATTTGAAACCGTAGTGGTGAAGGATCGAAAAGGCGAAGAAATCACGATCAGACAGTATGACCATTCTATGGATCGGGATAAACTCCTTGAAATGTATCTGAACTATGACCCTCAATTTCGCTGTTTGGGATTGCCACCCATAAATAAGGAGGCAATAAAAAGCTGGGTAGATTATTTGGGAACTAATGGATTTGCGATCGTTGCTGAAAAAAATGGAAAGATTGTTGGACATCTCGTAATAGTTCCATCGGAAAAGAATGAGGTTGATTTAACGATTTTCATTCATCAGGATTATCAAAATCGTGGGCTGGGACAAGAGATGATGAAGTTGATAATAGAGTTTTGCAAGAAAGCAGGTTTCAATGCGATCACACTCGTGACGGAAAGAAAAAATGAAAGAGCAATTCACGTATACAGAAAGCTTGGATTTGAGATCGTAGCTCCCTATTACGAATACGATATGCGTCTCCAACTCAGGTGA
- the ade gene encoding adenine deaminase, giving the protein MRRSEKLSKNEIKRIVKVAKGEEKADLVIKSAEIVNVLTEEIYNSDIAICGDRIAGIGKYDGLREIDAKGLYAIPGLIDAHTHIEMSLLTLSEFARLVVPRGNTCIVADPHEIANVLGKKGIVYLLEEAKNTPIRFYCMIPSCVPSSPLETPGGTITAEDVEELLKLDKVIGLAEVMNYPGVLNCEDELLEKIERAEIVDGHCPKLSDKALNAYVSAGIMSDHESTTLEEAKEKLRLGMRVMVREGSAAKNLRNLKTILGNRAVMLVTDGDRSVLDLLSEGYLDSALRKAIAEGVDEFKALQAVTINPAEYFGINAGLIAPGRFADIALVKDLRRLEVKKVFVGGKEPVFTRFEYPEDAKKTVKAKKISESDIAIPNGLARIIEIIDGEIITGEGVENVDGIEVSKDILKAVVVERHRGTGNVGKAYVRGFGLKKGALAQSIAHDAHNIVAIGASDVEICKAVNRLIEIGGGIVVYDNEFYELPLKIAGIMSDEKAEIVAERLKEIEKKLRKLGCKLKSPIITLSFIALPVIPKLKLTDLGLVDVEKFAVVEPVIRS; this is encoded by the coding sequence ATGAGGAGGTCAGAGAAATTATCGAAGAATGAAATAAAAAGAATAGTAAAGGTTGCAAAGGGTGAAGAAAAGGCGGATCTTGTTATAAAATCTGCCGAAATTGTAAATGTTCTAACTGAAGAGATCTACAACTCGGACATAGCAATCTGTGGTGACAGGATTGCTGGAATTGGAAAATACGATGGTTTAAGAGAAATCGATGCTAAGGGACTTTATGCAATTCCTGGACTGATAGATGCCCACACTCACATCGAGATGAGCCTTTTAACACTCTCGGAATTTGCAAGACTTGTTGTTCCACGCGGAAATACTTGCATTGTGGCAGATCCTCATGAAATTGCAAACGTTCTTGGAAAAAAGGGGATCGTTTATCTTCTTGAAGAAGCAAAAAACACTCCGATAAGATTCTACTGCATGATACCATCCTGTGTGCCTTCTTCACCACTTGAGACTCCTGGAGGCACTATTACGGCAGAAGACGTGGAAGAGCTTCTCAAGCTCGATAAAGTAATAGGACTTGCAGAGGTGATGAACTATCCCGGAGTTTTGAATTGCGAAGACGAATTGCTCGAGAAGATAGAGAGAGCAGAAATTGTTGATGGACACTGTCCAAAATTATCGGATAAGGCTCTAAATGCCTATGTCTCTGCCGGGATCATGTCAGACCATGAAAGCACTACTTTAGAAGAGGCAAAGGAAAAATTAAGACTTGGAATGAGAGTTATGGTAAGGGAAGGGTCTGCTGCGAAAAATCTCAGAAATTTGAAGACTATTCTTGGAAATAGAGCAGTAATGCTTGTCACCGATGGCGACAGAAGTGTTTTGGATTTGCTAAGCGAGGGATATCTCGACAGTGCCCTAAGGAAGGCTATTGCAGAAGGAGTTGATGAATTCAAGGCTCTTCAAGCTGTAACCATAAATCCTGCAGAGTATTTTGGCATAAATGCTGGTCTAATTGCTCCGGGGAGGTTTGCTGATATTGCTCTGGTTAAGGATCTGCGAAGACTTGAAGTGAAGAAGGTCTTTGTTGGGGGGAAAGAACCAGTATTCACAAGATTTGAGTATCCCGAAGATGCAAAGAAAACTGTAAAAGCCAAAAAGATCTCTGAATCAGACATAGCAATTCCCAACGGTTTGGCAAGGATCATAGAGATCATAGATGGCGAGATCATAACAGGAGAGGGCGTTGAGAACGTTGATGGGATCGAAGTGAGCAAAGATATTCTAAAGGCGGTAGTTGTTGAAAGGCACAGAGGAACAGGAAACGTTGGAAAAGCCTATGTCAGGGGTTTTGGATTGAAAAAGGGTGCTTTAGCTCAAAGCATTGCCCACGATGCCCACAACATCGTCGCAATCGGAGCGAGCGATGTGGAGATCTGCAAAGCGGTCAATAGGCTCATCGAAATTGGTGGGGGTATAGTTGTTTATGATAATGAATTTTACGAGTTACCTTTGAAAATTGCCGGGATTATGAGCGACGAAAAGGCTGAAATTGTTGCTGAAAGACTCAAAGAAATCGAAAAGAAATTGAGAAAATTGGGCTGTAAGCTAAAATCACCGATAATTACGCTGTCGTTTATAGCTTTACCAGTCATTCCGAAGCTTAAGCTCACAGATCTTGGGCTTGTTGATGTGGAGAAATTTGCAGTCGTGGAGCCAGTGATCAGGTCTTGA
- a CDS encoding NAD(P)/FAD-dependent oxidoreductase, whose protein sequence is MKIAVIGAGLTGLRVANELKEYAKIKVFEKNEIGGLLSSFCNGYCIEKFYHHLFRSDSELLRVIKKLGLSSKLTWKTVKVGFAVHDRIYSLSTPLEILKYPHMSLLDKLRLAMFTMRSKKLNYEDFDDISVISALKKKFSANLLNNFFMPMLKAKFGDNAEKVSYAWLLARVAIRSNRKLKGEEIGYLRHGFYQLIEKMTEDLEIVTEASKIKLESKWNVNGEDFDAVIFTAPLPELGEFTKKFGLSEISYQSSVCALLSLKRSLSDIYWVNVDKANFGAIIEHTNFMPFEDYGENLIYLASYSTPDGWLFTKSDSEIQKLFFGDLRRFGITERDVNWIRVFKAKYSSPIYEKGFIRKITPYRVYDGFYIAGMTSKPNYPERSMNGSLKAGKEVAEQIKKDFGFEKS, encoded by the coding sequence ATGAAAATAGCAGTAATTGGCGCTGGGCTTACAGGCTTAAGAGTTGCAAACGAGCTAAAGGAGTATGCAAAAATCAAAGTTTTTGAAAAAAATGAAATTGGGGGACTTTTATCGAGTTTTTGTAATGGTTACTGTATTGAGAAGTTTTACCACCACCTTTTTAGATCCGATTCGGAGCTTTTGAGAGTAATAAAAAAACTCGGACTAAGTTCAAAGCTCACATGGAAGACTGTAAAGGTCGGTTTTGCTGTTCATGACCGAATTTATTCGCTCAGCACCCCTCTTGAGATCCTGAAATATCCTCATATGTCTCTCTTGGACAAGCTCAGGCTTGCAATGTTCACAATGAGGAGTAAAAAACTAAATTATGAGGATTTTGACGACATTTCAGTTATCTCAGCTCTAAAGAAGAAATTTAGTGCTAATCTTTTAAATAATTTTTTTATGCCTATGCTAAAAGCCAAGTTTGGAGATAATGCTGAAAAAGTGAGCTACGCATGGCTTCTTGCAAGAGTTGCTATAAGGAGTAACAGAAAGCTCAAAGGAGAAGAAATTGGCTATCTAAGACATGGATTCTATCAGCTTATAGAAAAAATGACTGAGGATTTGGAAATCGTGACGGAAGCGAGTAAAATAAAGCTCGAAAGCAAATGGAATGTGAATGGTGAAGATTTTGATGCAGTTATTTTTACTGCACCACTCCCAGAGCTTGGTGAGTTTACAAAAAAGTTTGGATTGTCAGAAATAAGTTATCAGAGCTCTGTTTGCGCATTATTGTCTTTGAAAAGGAGTCTCTCGGATATTTATTGGGTTAACGTCGATAAGGCTAATTTTGGGGCAATAATTGAACACACCAACTTCATGCCATTTGAAGATTATGGTGAAAATCTAATCTATTTGGCAAGCTATTCCACACCAGATGGCTGGCTCTTTACTAAATCGGATTCTGAAATTCAGAAACTATTTTTTGGGGACTTAAGAAGATTTGGAATCACAGAAAGAGACGTCAATTGGATCAGAGTATTCAAAGCGAAATACAGCTCTCCCATTTACGAAAAAGGCTTTATCAGGAAAATTACTCCATATAGGGTTTACGATGGATTTTACATAGCTGGAATGACTTCAAAACCAAACTATCCAGAAAGAAGCATGAATGGAAGCCTTAAAGCAGGAAAAGAAGTTGCAGAACAGATAAAGAAGGATTTTGGGTTTGAAAAATCATAA
- a CDS encoding ABC transporter ATP-binding protein has protein sequence MHAIVCEDVWMVYRSLFSEKIALSGINLKIPKNRIFGLLGPNGAGKTTLISLMATLLRQTRGRIEVLGYDTVKDFKEIRKRINVASGNPNLIWSLTVYENLRYYSLLYGLNDKKAIEQLIKEFELEEFRNVEFNRLSTGNKQKLILARAFVNDPELVFLDEPTKGLDPPVAKRLREKIQSLQRDLGITIVLTTHYMSEAEMLCDRIAFINRGKIVAEGTKEELKRMLKMKDKITIEVDAKVPEIKLDGVFMVERDGNLISFYVDSAESRLWDIASEVAKFGRIKNISVKEVDLEDVFNELAK, from the coding sequence GTGCATGCGATTGTATGCGAGGACGTGTGGATGGTATATCGATCATTGTTCTCCGAGAAAATTGCGCTGAGTGGGATTAATCTTAAAATTCCAAAAAATAGGATTTTTGGTCTTCTTGGTCCAAATGGCGCTGGTAAAACAACGTTGATATCTTTAATGGCTACTCTGCTTAGACAAACAAGGGGAAGAATTGAGGTTCTCGGATACGACACAGTAAAGGATTTCAAAGAAATAAGAAAGAGAATCAATGTTGCAAGTGGAAATCCAAACCTTATTTGGAGTCTTACGGTTTACGAGAATTTGAGGTATTATTCACTTTTATATGGCTTGAATGATAAAAAAGCAATTGAGCAACTGATTAAAGAATTTGAGCTTGAGGAGTTTAGGAATGTGGAATTCAACAGGCTCTCAACGGGAAACAAGCAAAAATTGATTTTAGCAAGAGCTTTTGTGAATGATCCTGAGCTTGTTTTTCTTGACGAGCCAACAAAGGGACTTGACCCGCCTGTAGCAAAGAGGCTAAGAGAAAAAATACAATCTCTGCAAAGAGACCTTGGGATAACAATTGTTTTAACAACGCATTACATGTCCGAAGCGGAAATGCTTTGCGATCGAATTGCTTTCATAAATAGGGGAAAAATTGTTGCTGAGGGAACCAAGGAGGAGCTTAAAAGAATGCTGAAAATGAAGGACAAAATAACGATAGAAGTCGATGCAAAAGTGCCCGAGATAAAGCTTGACGGTGTTTTCATGGTTGAAAGGGATGGAAATCTAATCTCTTTCTATGTTGATTCTGCTGAAAGCAGACTCTGGGATATTGCAAGCGAGGTTGCTAAGTTTGGCAGGATAAAGAACATATCAGTAAAGGAAGTCGATCTTGAGGATGTCTTCAATGAACTTGCGAAATGA
- a CDS encoding phosphoribosyltransferase, producing MFKCHLYNWNDICQLCKQLAKKIRANGYKVDVIVAVARGGWVPARILADLLEVRELYSVKTEHWGMVATITGEAKITQPLNVNLEGKNVLIVDDVADTGETIKIVKDHVKSLLPKEIRIAVIDYKKTSKFIPDYYASEMEGWKWIVYPWSLKEDVKGLISGKAKSLEEAIRILEDYGLKLSYEEVREIIEE from the coding sequence ATGTTCAAGTGTCATCTCTACAACTGGAATGATATTTGCCAGCTTTGCAAACAACTTGCAAAAAAGATCAGAGCGAATGGATACAAAGTTGACGTAATAGTCGCGGTTGCTCGTGGTGGTTGGGTTCCTGCAAGGATTCTTGCTGATCTTTTAGAAGTGAGAGAGTTATACAGTGTAAAGACGGAGCACTGGGGAATGGTTGCTACTATAACCGGCGAAGCGAAAATCACTCAACCACTTAATGTCAATCTCGAAGGAAAAAATGTTTTGATCGTTGACGACGTTGCAGACACAGGTGAGACGATAAAGATTGTAAAAGATCATGTAAAGAGTTTGCTGCCAAAAGAGATCAGAATAGCCGTAATTGATTATAAAAAGACTTCTAAGTTCATTCCCGATTATTATGCATCCGAAATGGAAGGGTGGAAATGGATTGTTTATCCTTGGAGTTTAAAAGAGGACGTTAAGGGATTAATTTCTGGAAAAGCAAAAAGTTTAGAGGAAGCTATTCGCATCCTTGAGGATTACGGCTTAAAGCTTAGCTATGAGGAGGTCAGAGAAATTATCGAAGAATGA
- a CDS encoding amidase: METIPELIEKLKGGEIKASELVEIYFEKIKELNPKINAFVTLNPKAVEEAKMAKDKPLAGLPIAVKDNTDTKGIRTTYGSKLLENYVPKEDAVFVERLKKAGAVVIGKTNMPEFGLIAYTDNPLFGATRNPWDLNRTVGGSSGGSAAAVAAGMVPVATGNDGGGSIRIPASFCSLYGLKPTTGRIPWYPQMPVFVGMVSEGFLTNFVEDTAFLLDFVKGFDLRDVNSLPDDGKSYFKSLSDPVDGVRIAFSPNLGYATVDPEVEEVVRKAVFKLEKVGEVEEVEVNTPCLEMELTLKVVLEFTSFLADKIEEWKKVAFPPYLGFLDIAQSFSYRDYIKIEERKMELWKALREIFEKYDYLVTPTTAVKPFELGRLNPEDIAGQPTTPIGWMPFTYPFNFTGLPAASIPAGFSKDGLPIGMQIIGRKFDDLGVLRISKAFQDIAPWQKVKPKIT, encoded by the coding sequence ATGGAAACTATTCCTGAATTGATTGAAAAGCTTAAAGGTGGAGAAATAAAAGCTTCTGAGCTCGTTGAAATCTATTTTGAAAAAATTAAGGAATTGAATCCGAAAATAAACGCATTTGTGACTTTAAATCCAAAAGCAGTTGAAGAAGCCAAAATGGCAAAAGATAAGCCTTTGGCGGGTTTGCCAATTGCTGTAAAGGACAACACGGACACTAAGGGAATAAGAACAACTTACGGCTCAAAACTGCTCGAGAACTATGTGCCAAAGGAAGATGCGGTTTTCGTAGAAAGACTGAAAAAAGCGGGGGCGGTTGTGATTGGCAAAACCAACATGCCTGAATTCGGGCTTATAGCCTACACCGACAACCCGCTATTTGGTGCAACAAGAAACCCATGGGATCTAAATAGGACAGTTGGCGGTTCAAGCGGTGGCAGTGCTGCTGCGGTTGCTGCGGGCATGGTTCCAGTTGCAACTGGGAACGATGGTGGAGGAAGCATAAGGATTCCTGCATCTTTCTGCTCTCTCTATGGGCTGAAGCCGACCACAGGCAGAATTCCATGGTATCCTCAAATGCCAGTGTTCGTTGGAATGGTAAGCGAGGGTTTTCTGACAAATTTTGTCGAAGATACTGCCTTTCTGCTCGATTTTGTCAAAGGCTTCGATCTGCGTGATGTTAACTCATTGCCCGATGATGGAAAAAGCTACTTTAAGAGCTTAAGCGATCCTGTGGATGGCGTTAGAATAGCTTTTTCACCGAATTTGGGCTACGCAACAGTTGATCCTGAAGTTGAGGAGGTTGTAAGGAAAGCGGTTTTCAAGCTTGAAAAGGTTGGAGAAGTTGAAGAAGTTGAAGTTAACACACCATGCCTCGAAATGGAGTTAACTTTGAAAGTCGTGCTCGAATTCACTTCATTTCTGGCGGATAAGATTGAAGAATGGAAAAAGGTCGCGTTTCCACCATATCTTGGATTTCTCGATATTGCACAATCTTTTAGCTATAGAGACTACATAAAAATCGAAGAAAGAAAAATGGAACTTTGGAAAGCTTTGCGTGAGATTTTCGAAAAATACGACTACCTTGTTACACCAACCACCGCAGTAAAGCCATTTGAACTCGGAAGGTTGAATCCAGAGGACATTGCTGGGCAACCCACAACCCCGATAGGCTGGATGCCCTTCACGTATCCATTCAACTTCACTGGGCTTCCAGCGGCATCAATTCCAGCGGGATTCAGCAAAGATGGTTTACCAATCGGAATGCAGATCATTGGCAGAAAATTCGACGACTTGGGTGTCCTCAGGATCTCGAAAGCTTTCCAAGATATAGCACCGTGGCAGAAAGTTAAGCCAAAGATCACCTGA